The DNA segment TGAACGTCACGCCGCTGGAACCGGGCTGGGAGGGGCATGTCACGCTGGAATTCTCCAACACCACCCCGCTCCCCGCGAAGATCTACGCCAATGAGGGCGCGTGCCAGTTCCTGTTCCTGCAAGGCAATGAGCCGTGCGAGACTAGCTATGCCGACCGGGCCGGCAAATATATGGGGCAGCTTGGCGTGACATTGCCGCGCCTGTGAACGTTCGGACAACCTTACACTGACATTCGCACAACCTTACACTGACATCCGGCTGATTTCGGGGCTTTTCACGACGCACGAGGACATAAAGGTCGAGCCTCCTTCGCTCATGCACCCTCGACTGGCGGTAAGGCAGAGGCGGCAATCCTTACACCTGACCCCGATCCACAACGACCGGTTAGGAGCACAGATCGCTGTTCACCGTCTTCGTTCCCTCTGGTATAAGCATTCTACGGGGTCTCCCCCTCGCATACGCGCTGTAGAAACTGCGGCGTAAGAGTCAAAGTCTGCACCTATCGTGCCCGCCGAATGCCCTTGGGTGCACCGGCGTGATTGGAAGGGGACCCCGTGCCACGCCCTGCCCGCGCCTTCGGTCCCCCGATCCGCGTCAAGCTGCCTGTCGAGGTCGCGAGCGAGGGAGCGATCCTCGCACATCTCGCCGTCAGCCCGGCCGAAGCGAAGAAGATCCGCTACTATCGGGCGAGGATGTACCGGACCTTCTCCATCCAGAAGAAGTCCGGGAAGGCGCGCATCATCACCGCGCCCGACCGGCGGCTGAAGATGCTCCAGCGCAGGATCTGCGACCTGCTCACGCCGGTGTATCGGCGTCGCAACCCCGTTCACGGCTTCGTCGCCGATCGATCGGTCAGAACGAACGCCGAGGCGCACCTCGGAAGCAAATACGTTGTTAACATCGACCTCAAGGACTTCTTCCCGTCCATCTCGGAACGCCGCGTCACCGGCGTGCTGATGTCTTTAGGCATCGGCCGAGACGTGGCCGAGATCCTCTCGTCCATCTGCTGCGTGAACGGCTGTCTGCCACAGGGCGCGCCGAGCAGCCCGCTCCTGTCCAACATGATTTGCTTCAGGCTGGACAAGGAGCTGATGGCGTTCGCGAAGAGGACGCGTTGCATATACACCCGCTACGCCGACGACATCACCTTCTCGAGCTATCAGCCGCTCGCAGGGCTGTTCGAAGCGGTTCCCCCTTCACCCGGCCGCTTCGCTCCGGACCTTCTGTCCGCCGAGGTCGCCGCGATCTTCGCTGCGAACGGCTTCGTCATCAATCCCGAGAAGGCCCACTACGCAGATCGACACTCGCGCAGGACCGTGACGGGCCTTCGCGTGAACGAGGCGATCAACGTCGATCGTCGCTTCGTCCGCAACCTGCGTGCCGCCCTCTTCTCCGTGGAGAAGCTCGGGGCGGCGGCGGCGCAGGCCAAGTTCCATGCCACGCACGGCGGAAGGGTCGCGCTCGGCAACCACCTGCAGGGCAAGCTGTCATGGCTAGGATACGTCAAGGGCCAGTCCGATCCCGTCTTCCGCAGCATGGCGTCGCGCTTCAACAGATCCTTCCCCGACCGGGCGCTGACGATCCAGCCGACCAGGGACGAGATCCGTGATCGCGCGGTCTGGCTGGTGGAGCACTGGGAGAACGGAGGTGACCAGGGCACCGCCTTCTTCCTCAGAGGCGTGGGCCTCGTCACGGCAAGCCACTGCGTGTCGCCCTCCGGTGCCGTGGAGGTCTACCATCCGTCGAAACCGTCGAACAAGTTCACGGCGAACGTGAAGCACCGCTGCGAGCACCGAGATCTCGCCGTCCTCGATCATGCGATCGCCGCCACGGAGTTCTTCGAACTGGAGGCAGCCGCGACGGCGGTGGTCACCGGCGACGCCACCGTCGCGGTCGGATATCCGGGCTTCGGACCGGGCGACAAGCTGAACGTGAGGACGGGGAACGTGACCTCCCTCCCGATCAAGAGCGGTGTGCAGATGGTGGAGGTCCAGCAGATGCTAACCCAGGGCATGTCCGGTGGCCCGCTCACGGATCCGGACGACGGGGTCATCGGCATCATACACAAGGGCGGGCCGGAGCACGGAAGGCAGTTGTCCGTAGCCATCGAGGTGCTCAGGGACTGGCTGGCCTGAGCCACAGCAAGGCACCCGTCCAGACACTCCTTCAAAATCGTGCCTTCGCCTCATCTCTTCACCTGGTCCGGCTCTGCATCCCGCGGTCGACGGCTCAGACGATCGTGACGAGGAAGGAACCGCTCCTGGCGACGAGCAGTCCGTCCTTCACGATGAGGCACTCGATGCTGTGCGTGCCGGGATATTCGGCCCCCTCATACCTCGAGAGCACCCCCGGCGTGACGTCACCGGCATCGAAGCCGCCGCGGAGATCCCGCGCCACCCTCGCGGCCTCGCCCGTGTTCACGATCTGCCAGAAGACCTCGAACGGTCGCTTGACCTCCGTCCGAGCATCGAAGCGCAGCTCGGAGCCACGGGCGATCGGCTCGCCGCTCGAGAAGACGTGAGGCCTGAAGCCGTCGCGCATCGCGGTGGCCGTGACGATGTCCACGCTTCCTTCACGGTAGATCGGCCAGGTGGGCGAGCGTGAAGCCGCCGGTCTGCCGCCCAACCCCTACCAGGTCGTCATCGTCGAGCTGGACCGGCGCATGACGCTCAAGGCCTTCTACCAGGAGGTCCTGAAGGAGCTGGACGACGAGTTCTGGAACGAGAAGGTCAGCGCCAAGGTGCTCGAGAACCGCATCGCCGACTTCGTCCGTCGGCTCGGCGTCGAACTCCTTATCGCGGACGAGGTGCAGCACCTCAGGAGCAAGGCGAAGGAGGCGGGCGAGGTCACCGACCGCCTCAAGGTCTTCCTCGACAAGGGCGTCGTTCCGCTCGTCCTGGTCGGCGACGAGGACTCGGTCGAGTTCTTCCGGATCAACGGCAAGCTCGCGGCCCGCCTCGGTCGACCGCTCGAACTCACCCCGCTCGATCCGCAGCGGACCAAGGGTGACGCGAGGCTGTTCAAGCTCTTCTGCGGAGCGGTGGACGATCTGCTCGTCACGAGCGGGGTGTTCGGCATGAGGTCCGGCCTCACGGACCACGCGATGCTCGACAGGCTGCTGAAGGTCTCGAGCGGGCACGTCGGCCGCGTCGCGCGTGTCGTGGGCATCGCGGCATCCGACGCCGTCTGGAGGGGCGCGGACCGGGTCGAGCCCTACGACCTCAGCAAGGTCACGCGGGAGTATGCGATCGGTGCCGGCTGGCTCACCGATGATCCCTTCTCGGCCAAACCCGCATGAGCGAGCATGACCGGCAGCTCCGCCGCCTCCGCTTCGATCTCGACGTTCTATCCGACGAGAGCGTGCCGGGCGCGATCGCGCGCGGCGTCGCCGAAAATCATCTCGTCAAGCTCAACGTCGTATTGAAGGAGATCGGGATCGGCAGATACGCCGGCGCCAGCCAGCTCGCCGACACAGCCACGCTCGATCGCCTCGCGACGGTGCTCCGCTGCGACCCCGAACGACTTCGGGCCCAGGCGGGGCGGCGCCTCGTCGAACCCGGCGACCGACGTCTTCAGCACTTCCTCGACTTCGACGGACTCGTCGTGCCGAGAGGCCATCTCGAGCTGGCCCGTCGGCGCATCTCACCCCTTTCCCTCGCCCGCTCTCCCCACCACCGCCAGTCGTGGCTCATGTCGGTACTGCCGTTCTGCCCCGAATCCCTTGAATGCCTCATCGACTCCTGCAGCCACTGCGGCAAAACGCTCGGTTGGGTGCAGTCCGTCGGCATCGGGCGATGCGAGAACTGTCTGCGCCCAATCGAGCCGAACCCGATTCCGCCGCTCTCCGATGACCTCGCCGAGGACTACCGCATCTTCGCAGGACTGCTGTCGTTGATTCCCGAAGAGCGCGACGCCGCAAGGAGCATCATGCCCGACCGGCTGAAGGACCTCTCGCCGGGAGCGCTCGCCCGCCTCGCCATGCGCTGCGGGCTGGACTGCGACGATGGCGAGGAGAAGCGCGCCTGGCAGACGCGCGCCGGTCGCATGCGCCCCGAACGACTGGCGCTGACCGCGGTGCGCGGCGTGGCCCTTCTTCGCAGCTGGCCCAACGGCATCCTCAATTGGGCCACCCAGCGGGTCGCAGCTGCGAGCGATGAGAAGGGGTGTAGGGCCGACATGGCCCGCCGTATACGCCGTATTGCATGGGGCGACTCCAGGTTCGACGACCAGCGCGATCTCGTTCAGGAGGCGTTCCCCGGCTTCGCACCACCTCGGGTCGGTTTGGCCGGTGGCGGCCGGGTCTATACCGGGCGACAGGCAAACCGCGTTCTTCCCGGCTTCCGTACGCAAGCAGAGACGATCCGCCGTTTAAGGATCGTGCCGACCCGAGCGGTCGCCTCACATGGCATTATGCTCGAGCACGCGTACTCCGCGGTTCCGATCGATGCCGCGGCGGCGAGATGGGCCGACTCCGTTCCGATCAGCACCATCGCCAGCCGCCTGCGCCTGCCGCTCTACGCAGTCGAGCAGTTGATCGAGACCGACCTCCTCGCGCGACACGATGACGAAATCCTCGCCATCATCTTACGTCGCCCTCAGGCGGTCGCCTCCACCTTCGAAGCCTTCGTCCGGCGCCTCACCGAGCGAGCTTCGCGAAAGCGGATGCCTTCCACGGCCCTGCCGATCGGGCAGGAGAGCCGTCGGATCGGAGGGCGACCGAAGCCCTGGTCTGAGATCTACGCGGCCCTGCTCGATGATCGCATCCCCTTCTGGCTCGACGGAGACGTCGATACGGACCGCCTCCTCGTCGCGCGGGGAAGCCTCGACCGTTTCATCGTCGCGTCAGAGCCGAAGGTGTTCGGCTCAAATACGCCGTTCGCCACTCAGATGTCGACGGGAGATGCTGCCGAACTGCTGAACGTTCGGCCGGCCGTAGTCGCAGAGCTGAGCTCGGCCGGGGTCATCACCCGCACCAAGGGTCTGCGAGCAATGATGACCCCACGCATCGGCGTCGAGCGGCTCGCCGCAAAGCTCGTCTCCGCCGCCGAACTGGCTCGACGTGCCCGCACTTCGGCGGAGCAAGTGAACGATCGGCTGCGGGCGGCCGGCTTCGTCGACTTCCACGGGTTCTGGCGCAGGCGCGAGGTGCTCGACCTCCTGCCGCTCCGATGAAAACGCACACGCCGATGGGCAGCACCAGGTCCCCGCCCCTCTCCAACTCGCCGCCACCCCGATCCCGTCAACAGGAACCAATCTTATGAGGTACGAAACGATCAAGCCGGAACTGTCGAACCGCATCACCACGGCGGTGCGCACCGGCCAGGAGGCTGCTGGGCATTCCAGGCCATGGTTCAAGGACGGCTCGTTGGCGCTTTATCGGCACGAGACGGGAGGGATGATCCTGGAGGCACGCGTGCCGGTCGGGCCGCGCTTCCGCCTCCGGGTGCGAAGCGGCATCATCGACGAGACGTCTCCCGACGAGCGGGTATCGCACGCCTTCGTGGAGGATCTCGTCGCGGTCCTTCCGACGATCCGGCGCGTCGCCCGCACGATCGGCGCGACCGCGGCCGGGATCCTCGACCTGGTCCGAGCCGCCATCGATCCCGCTTACTATGAAGTCGAGCATGTCGCGGAGGATGCATCGTTCATCAGGAGCCTGACGCCGGCGGAGCTCATTGCCCGCATGCGCTTTCGTGTCTCCTTCAACACGCTCTCTGCGACCTTTACGAACGAGAAGCAGACTTTCGAGGTGGCCGATGCGGACGAGGTCCGATGCGAAATGGGGCGACGCCTCGCACACCAGGATGAGCGTTCCCGGGCCTACAGGCGGGCGCTTGCAGTCGGGGACACGTTCCTGATCGACGAGGTCGCCATCGGACTGATAGAGGCGAACGGCGCCGACGTGATCGCGACGCTGCGCCGGATGTCCGAGGTACCCTGGCTCAAGCTCGGCGATCCTCGACTGGGGCCACGCCGGTTGCTGGCGCTCGTCGGTCGGAACGGGCGAGTGCAAGCACACCAGCGCCTCTTCGAAGACGAGGATCACGGGTACTGGTACGAAGATCGCCTCTATGTGAAACGCCGTCGCGAACACGCGCGAACCGCTGTCGCTGGCGCCCCCGTCGCCCCGCTCGTCGAACACAGCGTATTCGCCGAGCGACGAATAGTCTCGGTGAAAAAGGAGGAGCGCGGGCTCTGGTGCATCAAGGTCGACGCGGCCACGCTGCGGTTCGACGCAGCGGATGGTAGCCTGCGCCAGAGCCGAGAGTGATCAGCTGCCGCGAGCGCGCATCGTCGTTGGAGTAGAACGAAGCTCTTCAAACAAGGGCATGGAATGAAGCACTTTGTCCCGTCGAAGCATGGAGCAGAAAGATTGCCGCCTAGTCTACCCGAAGTGTTCCTGCGCGCTGACGCCCCGAAGCGGATGAATCAGGATCGTGAGGACGGTCAGAACGCCTTTCTTATTCTTACCGACGAAGCTCGGATCGGACTGATCACCGACCTGATCATGCATCTGGAGGACATGAAGCCACTCAATACCGCAGCCACCGGCTCCGCCTTCCGACTGGCATGGGAGCTCGAACCATATCTTGGCGGCAAGCGGTTGGGCACGTACTTCAGTGCCGCAGAAATCATCTCAGCCGGGCGGTTCGAGTCGGGGGTGAGCGAAATCGTCGGGCGCTTGGCGAACGAGATGATGACGGCCGACGAACGACGGCGACTGTCGGAAACGAAAGCGCCACTCATCGTCTATCGCGGCGGCGTGGGCGATCCGGCGTCGATCTCTCAAGGCATGAGCTGGACCACGGACATCAGCTGCGCTGACTTTTACGCTCGAAAATGGCTCGTCCGTTGGGGGGCCGCGGGCGAGCCGCGCATACTCTCATCTCAGATCGAACCGGAGGTTGTCGCCGCGATGTTCGATGGTCGGGACGAGAGCGAAA comes from the Sphingomonas sp. OV641 genome and includes:
- a CDS encoding TniB family NTP-binding protein, with translation MGEREAAGLPPNPYQVVIVELDRRMTLKAFYQEVLKELDDEFWNEKVSAKVLENRIADFVRRLGVELLIADEVQHLRSKAKEAGEVTDRLKVFLDKGVVPLVLVGDEDSVEFFRINGKLAARLGRPLELTPLDPQRTKGDARLFKLFCGAVDDLLVTSGVFGMRSGLTDHAMLDRLLKVSSGHVGRVARVVGIAASDAVWRGADRVEPYDLSKVTREYAIGAGWLTDDPFSAKPA
- a CDS encoding reverse transcriptase domain-containing protein, which produces MYRTFSIQKKSGKARIITAPDRRLKMLQRRICDLLTPVYRRRNPVHGFVADRSVRTNAEAHLGSKYVVNIDLKDFFPSISERRVTGVLMSLGIGRDVAEILSSICCVNGCLPQGAPSSPLLSNMICFRLDKELMAFAKRTRCIYTRYADDITFSSYQPLAGLFEAVPPSPGRFAPDLLSAEVAAIFAANGFVINPEKAHYADRHSRRTVTGLRVNEAINVDRRFVRNLRAALFSVEKLGAAAAQAKFHATHGGRVALGNHLQGKLSWLGYVKGQSDPVFRSMASRFNRSFPDRALTIQPTRDEIRDRAVWLVEHWENGGDQGTAFFLRGVGLVTASHCVSPSGAVEVYHPSKPSNKFTANVKHRCEHRDLAVLDHAIAATEFFELEAAATAVVTGDATVAVGYPGFGPGDKLNVRTGNVTSLPIKSGVQMVEVQQMLTQGMSGGPLTDPDDGVIGIIHKGGPEHGRQLSVAIEVLRDWLA